The Oceanibaculum indicum P24 genome window below encodes:
- a CDS encoding DUF1513 domain-containing protein, translated as MPISRRFFLTGSALAGLAAAGALPGVEALARGRESLFLSARADRKGRFYASGFDATGAKQFDLPMPARGHGSAVSPDGRYGVFFGRRPGRFALVVDAARGTVAHTIPAMEDRAFAGHGLFVQGGRLLLATEIDYEGKRGLIGLYDATDSYRRIGEWQTGGMDPHDLRLLPDGRTLIVANGGILTHPEVQRMKLNLDTMDSSVAFIDIRDGSLIEQRRLPGEFFQLSLRHMAVTVAGETVIAMQYEGPSSDLVPLVGLARPGREIELLEMPDAAWSRLRNYCGSAAVDAGGTILGVTSPRGGRALFWEAATRRPLQPLDLADGCGLAAAPVPGRFIVSNGLGALVEYDPIAGRTRALNSGFADARWDNHIFTG; from the coding sequence ATGCCGATCTCCCGACGGTTCTTCCTGACAGGCTCCGCGCTGGCTGGCCTCGCCGCCGCCGGGGCTTTGCCGGGCGTCGAGGCGCTGGCACGCGGCAGGGAGTCGCTGTTCCTCAGCGCCCGCGCCGACCGGAAGGGGCGCTTCTACGCCAGCGGCTTCGATGCGACCGGGGCGAAGCAGTTCGACCTGCCGATGCCGGCGCGCGGCCACGGCTCGGCGGTCAGCCCGGACGGTCGCTACGGCGTGTTCTTCGGGCGGCGGCCCGGCCGGTTCGCGCTGGTGGTCGATGCCGCCCGCGGCACGGTCGCGCACACCATCCCGGCGATGGAGGACCGGGCCTTTGCCGGGCATGGGCTGTTCGTGCAGGGCGGCCGGCTGCTGCTGGCGACGGAGATCGACTATGAGGGCAAGCGCGGGCTGATCGGCCTGTATGATGCCACTGACTCTTACCGCCGCATCGGCGAATGGCAGACCGGCGGCATGGACCCGCACGATCTGCGCCTGCTGCCGGACGGGCGCACGCTGATCGTCGCCAATGGCGGTATCCTGACCCATCCCGAGGTGCAGCGCATGAAGCTGAACCTCGATACGATGGACTCTTCCGTTGCCTTCATCGATATCCGCGACGGCAGCCTGATTGAGCAGCGCCGCCTGCCGGGCGAGTTCTTCCAGCTCAGCCTGCGTCATATGGCGGTGACGGTGGCGGGCGAGACGGTGATCGCCATGCAGTATGAAGGCCCCTCGAGCGATCTGGTGCCGCTGGTCGGGCTGGCGCGACCGGGCCGGGAGATCGAGCTGCTGGAGATGCCGGACGCCGCCTGGTCGCGGCTGCGCAACTATTGCGGCAGTGCCGCCGTCGATGCCGGGGGCACCATCCTTGGCGTTACCTCGCCGCGCGGCGGACGGGCGCTGTTCTGGGAAGCGGCGACGCGCCGGCCCCTGCAGCCGCTCGATCTGGCGGACGGGTGCGGTCTTGCTGCCGCGCCGGTGCCGGGCCGCTTCATCGTCAGCAACGGGCTGGGCGCGCTGGTCGAGTACGACCCCATTGCCGGGCGGACCCGCGCGCTGAATAGCGGTTTTGCTGACGCGCGCTGGGACAATCACATCTTTACGGGCTAG
- a CDS encoding DUF6726 family protein: MRLLVLFAILLSLSGCGVAAAPCRGVSLVLKMIPYVGHTAAQPTDACAAAIDPELI; encoded by the coding sequence ATGCGCCTTCTGGTCCTTTTCGCCATCCTGCTCAGCCTGTCCGGCTGCGGCGTGGCCGCCGCCCCCTGCCGGGGCGTTTCGCTGGTGCTGAAAATGATCCCCTATGTCGGGCACACGGCGGCACAGCCGACCGACGCCTGCGCCGCAGCCATCGACCCCGAGCTGATCTAG
- a CDS encoding YqaE/Pmp3 family membrane protein: MRLIIAIFLPFLLFFTIGRPIAGIICLILQITLIGWIPAALWAIYALSQYNTDEKIRAAKLGD, translated from the coding sequence ATGCGCCTTATCATCGCGATCTTCCTGCCCTTCCTGCTGTTCTTCACCATCGGGCGGCCGATTGCCGGCATCATCTGCCTGATCCTGCAGATCACGCTGATCGGCTGGATTCCGGCCGCTCTCTGGGCGATCTACGCGCTGTCCCAGTATAATACGGACGAGAAGATCAGGGCGGCGAAGCTAGGCGACTGA
- a CDS encoding glutathione S-transferase family protein gives MGMLVDGEWKDVWYDTKSTGGAFKREESSFRDSVTADGSSGFSAEAGRYHLFVSLACPWAHRTLIFRALKGLEKAITLSIVDPLMLEEGWEFSEPDDLTGAKRLYEVYLKAKPDYTGRVTVPVLWDKQKQTIVNNESAEIIRMLNSEFDDVAENPGLDFYPEPLRAEIDAINEMVYDRVNNGVYKAGFATEQDKYEKAVTSLCGALDMLEDRLARQRYIAGNRITEADWRLFTTLIRFDPVYVGHFKCNLRTLASYPNLWGYTRELYQVPGVAETVNFTHIKRHYYESHRKINGSGIVPLGPVLDHDAPHGRDRLPKAA, from the coding sequence ATGGGCATGCTGGTGGACGGTGAGTGGAAGGATGTCTGGTACGATACGAAATCGACCGGCGGCGCCTTCAAGCGCGAGGAATCCTCCTTCCGCGACAGTGTGACGGCCGATGGCTCCTCCGGCTTCTCCGCCGAGGCCGGGCGCTATCACCTGTTCGTCTCGCTGGCCTGCCCCTGGGCGCACCGCACGCTGATCTTCCGTGCCCTGAAGGGGCTGGAGAAGGCCATCACCCTCTCCATCGTCGATCCGCTGATGCTGGAGGAAGGCTGGGAATTTTCCGAGCCTGACGACCTGACCGGGGCGAAGCGGCTCTACGAGGTCTATCTGAAGGCGAAGCCCGACTATACCGGCCGTGTCACCGTGCCGGTGCTGTGGGATAAGCAGAAGCAGACCATCGTGAACAATGAATCCGCCGAGATCATCCGCATGCTGAACAGCGAATTCGATGATGTGGCGGAAAATCCCGGCCTGGATTTCTACCCGGAGCCGCTGCGCGCCGAGATCGATGCGATCAACGAGATGGTCTATGACCGGGTGAATAACGGCGTGTACAAGGCCGGCTTTGCGACCGAGCAGGACAAGTACGAGAAGGCCGTCACCAGCCTGTGCGGCGCGCTCGACATGCTGGAGGACCGGCTGGCGCGCCAGCGCTATATCGCCGGCAACCGGATCACCGAGGCGGACTGGCGGCTGTTCACCACCCTGATCCGCTTCGATCCGGTCTATGTCGGCCACTTCAAATGCAATCTGCGCACGCTGGCCAGCTACCCCAACCTGTGGGGCTACACGCGCGAGCTGTATCAGGTGCCGGGCGTGGCCGAGACGGTGAACTTCACGCACATCAAGCGGCACTATTATGAAAGCCACCGCAAGATCAACGGCAGCGGGATCGTGCCGCTGGGGCCGGTGCTGGACCATGACGCGCCGCACGGGCGCGACCGGCTGCCGAAGGCAGCGTAA
- a CDS encoding aspartate aminotransferase family protein, translated as MALAAGSNITLDAALREAEERFTAANPESRRLHAEAAKAMPGGNTRTVLFYEPFPLTLASGEGCHVRDADGHLYTDFLVEYTAGLYGHSHPVIRGAIEAALSDGIVLGGPNLLEARFAAALCDRFPAVERIRFCNSGTESNMFALSAARAATDRDKVMAFRGGYHGGVLYFAGANPLNAPFPMVMADYNDAENAARQIAAEGDRLAAVIVEPMLGSGGCIPAEPAFLQALRDATAKTGALLIFDEVMTSRLAPGGLHGELGITPDLVTLGKYLGGGLTFGAFGGRAEIMDRFDPRRPGAWPHAGTFNNNVLTMAAGLAGLTQIYTPDTAIALNRRGDALRNRLNGIAEAMGLPIRATGRGSMMCLHAASGPVRRPADVAGMPKALRDLLHLDLLEKGQYLARRGMINLSLPMEAPDLDGLAAAFAEVLEARAGLIEASVA; from the coding sequence ATGGCGCTCGCGGCCGGCAGCAACATCACCCTCGACGCCGCGCTGCGCGAGGCCGAGGAACGCTTCACCGCCGCGAACCCGGAGAGCAGGCGTCTGCATGCCGAGGCGGCGAAGGCGATGCCCGGCGGCAATACCCGTACCGTGCTGTTCTACGAGCCTTTCCCGCTGACGCTGGCCAGCGGCGAGGGCTGCCATGTGCGCGATGCGGACGGGCATCTCTATACCGACTTCCTGGTGGAATATACGGCCGGCCTGTACGGCCATTCGCATCCGGTGATCCGGGGCGCCATCGAAGCGGCACTGTCCGACGGCATCGTGCTGGGCGGACCAAACCTGCTGGAGGCCCGCTTCGCCGCCGCTTTGTGCGACCGTTTCCCGGCGGTGGAGCGCATCCGCTTCTGCAATTCCGGCACCGAATCCAACATGTTCGCCCTGTCGGCGGCACGCGCCGCGACCGACCGCGACAAGGTGATGGCGTTCCGCGGCGGCTATCATGGCGGGGTGCTGTATTTTGCCGGGGCGAACCCGCTGAACGCCCCTTTCCCCATGGTCATGGCGGATTATAACGACGCGGAGAATGCTGCCCGGCAGATCGCGGCGGAGGGCGACCGCCTGGCCGCCGTCATCGTCGAGCCGATGCTGGGCTCCGGCGGCTGCATCCCGGCGGAACCGGCGTTCCTGCAGGCGCTGCGCGACGCCACGGCGAAGACCGGCGCGCTGCTGATCTTTGACGAGGTGATGACCTCTCGCCTCGCCCCCGGCGGGCTGCATGGCGAGCTGGGGATCACGCCTGATCTGGTGACGCTGGGCAAGTATCTGGGCGGCGGCCTGACCTTCGGCGCCTTCGGCGGGCGGGCGGAGATCATGGACCGGTTCGACCCGCGCCGGCCCGGTGCCTGGCCGCATGCCGGCACCTTCAACAACAATGTGCTGACGATGGCGGCGGGGCTGGCCGGGCTGACGCAGATCTACACGCCGGACACCGCCATCGCGCTGAACCGGCGCGGCGATGCGCTGCGCAACCGGCTGAACGGCATTGCCGAGGCAATGGGCCTGCCGATCCGGGCAACCGGGCGCGGCTCCATGATGTGCCTGCATGCCGCCAGCGGCCCGGTGCGCCGGCCCGCCGATGTGGCCGGCATGCCGAAGGCGCTGCGCGACCTGCTGCATCTGGACTTGCTGGAAAAAGGCCAGTACCTCGCCCGGCGCGGCATGATCAATTTGTCGCTGCCGATGGAAGCGCCGGATCTGGACGGGCTGGCCGCCGCCTTCGCGGAAGTGCTGGAAGCCCGCGCCGGCCTGATCGAGGCGTCAGTCGCCTAG